The Xiphias gladius isolate SHS-SW01 ecotype Sanya breed wild chromosome 7, ASM1685928v1, whole genome shotgun sequence genome window below encodes:
- the LOC120792410 gene encoding zinc finger protein 708-like translates to MAAVRTFSGQTELIMQAAVEAVTSVVQQRLGQRGTDGEDAGIQLTTVLNMMSREAVRKICRVFRELYVSLEKETKALKDEVKRLESELTNQKTSAAEKKQTQTLYKIKPADGPSLSLDINQPAANPAALAMAILNSTKPTHRAGSSPQVPLVIISQPLPGPLAAQRSASPQVLQEKPGQTAGLADIETEVVLESIRISTDSDGSPDLIQSSSHMTSLPVVNDQSTSELTGVSVTVGEDLPSREEEPAGDESEVKMETVEEKPEDQTLTEIQPSETGLSEEEQKEVERRRRRELYKEKRFFCELCNKGFHQKHQLRKHVSCHLKPFPCNSCDKGFYKAKTLQKHQLSHQLREAQENDPDKLLRCDQCDRKFRLLRQLRVHQASHRLEKTPLKCHACDRTFTSSSALRYHEVSHAKVKPFMCDVCGKSFTRKKSLREHQTVHTGARPYPCHTCGKSFSTASNLRVHKRSHSEERPFKCSECNKAFKCRMGLLQHRVVHSGEKPFMCQTCGLSFGLKYNFQRHLRLHNGEKPFRCDKCGEGFTGTWALKTHMLVHGVEKPFMCDLCGKTFFYNCQLQKHQQLVHDSKDGGKDAGQGRQRPTGVKPFSCKICMKSFSSSTTLRTHEKSHAENKEFTCDTCGKAFHLRHLYLYHMRQHSGDRPYVCSVCQKGFLLSSQLKQHQLLHTGVKPHRCEQCGKEFRTPQNYHRHLLVHTGEKPYQCVVCSRKFRQSNQLKSHMQIHTGVKLYSCDRCRQGFSDSRQLKKHRCGDDGPSTLESCGKHRKHRDEFPWTQDFPNQ, encoded by the exons ATGGCGGCGGTGAGAACTTTCTCCGGTCAGACGGAGCTGATCATGCAGGCGGCGGTGGAGGCTGTGACCTCAGTCGTCCAGCAGAGACTCGGACAGCGGGGGACCGATGGCGAGGACGCCGGG ATTCAGCTGACCACCGTCCTTAACATGATGTCCAGAGAGGCTGTTCGTAAAATCTGCAGAGTGTTCAGAGAGCTGTACGTGAGTCTAGAGAAGGAAACCAAAGCTCTGAAGGATGAAGTGAAACGTCTGGAGTCTGAACTGACCAACCAGAAAACATCTGCAGCCGAGAAAAAACAGACTCAGACACTGTATAAGATCAAACCAGCAG ATGGACCCTCTCTGTCACTGGACATCAACCAACCAGCTGCTAACCCTGCAGCTCTCGCCATGGCCATCCTCAACTCCAccaaacccacacacagagcTGGCAGCAGCCCCCAGGTCCCTCTGGTCATCATCAGCCAGCCGCTCCCCGGACCACTCGCAGCGCAACGCAGCGCCAGCCCCCAGGTGCTGCAGGAAAAACCAGGTCAGACCGCTGGTCTGGCTGACATTGAGACTGAGGTGGTTTTAGAATCCATCCGGATCTCCACAGACTCTGATGGATCACCAGATTTGATCCAGTCCTCCTCACacatgacatcacttcctgtggTTAATGATCAGTCGACCAGTGAGCTCACAGGTGTGTCAGTGACAGTCGGTGAAGACCTGCCCTCGCGTGAAGAAGAACCAGCTGGGGAT GAATCAGAGGTGAAGATGGAAACTGTTGAAGAAAAACCTGAAGATCAGACATTAACTGAGATTCAACCAAGCGAGACAG GTCTGagtgaggaggagcagaaggaggtggagaggaggaggaggagggagctgTACAAAGAAAAGAGGTTTTTCTGTGAGCTCTGTAACAAAGGTTTCCATCAGAAACATCAGCTGAGGAAACATGTGTCGTGTCACCTCAAACCTTTCCCCTGCAACTCCTGTGATAAAGGTTTCTACAAGGCAAAGACTCTGCAGAAACACCAGCTGAGCCACCAGCTGAGGGAGGCTCAGGAGAATGACCCTGACAAGCTTCTGCGCTGCGACCAATGCGACAGGAAGTTCAGACTGCTGCGGCAGCTCCGAGTCCACCAGGCGTCTCACCGGCTCGAAAAGACGCCGCTGAAGTGCCATGCCTGCGACCGCACCTTCACCTCTTCCAGCGCGCTCCGCTATCATGAGGTGTCGCATGCCAAAGTCAAGCCCTTCATGTGCGATGTCTGCGGGAAGAGTTTCACCAGGAAGAAGAGCCTCCGAGAGCACCAGACAGTCCACACCGGCGCCCGGCCGTACCCCTGCCACACCTGTGGGAAGAGCTTCTCTACCGCCAGCAACCTGCGTGTCCACAAGAGGTCGCATTCAGAGGAGCGGCCGTTCAAATGCAGCGAGTGCAACAAGGCCTTCAAGTGTAGGATGGGTCTGCTGCAGCACAGAGTGGTTCACTCCGGAGAAAAACCCTTCATGTGTCAGACCTGTGGACTGAGCTTTGGACTCAAGTACAACTTCCAGAGACACCTGCGCCTCCACAACGGAGAGAAACCCTTCAG gtgtGATAAGTGCGGGGAGGGGTTCACAGGGACCTGGGCTCTGAAGACCCACATGCTGGTGCATGGTGTGGAAAAGCCGTTCATGTGTGATCTGTGTGGGAAGACGTTTTTCTACAACTGTCAGCTGCAAAAACACCAGCAGCTGGTTCACGACAGTaaagatggagggaaggatGCAGGGCAAGGGAGACAGAGGCCGACCGGGGTCAAACCtttcagctgtaaaatctgTATGAAGAGCTTTAGCAGCAGCACCACGCTGAGGACACACGAGAAGAGCCACGCCGAGAACAAAGAGTTCACCTGTGACACCTGCGGGAAGGCTTTCCACCTGCGACACCTGTACCTGTACCACATGAGGCAGCACAGCGGCGACCGGCCGTACGTCTGCAGCGTCTGCCAGAAAGGTTTTCTGCTCTCATCGCAGCTGAAGCAGCATCAGCTGCTGCACACCGGAGTCAAACCTCACAGGTGTGAACAGTGCGGGAAAGAGTTCAGGACGCCGCAGAACTACCACCGCCACCTGCTGGTCCACACCGGAGAGAAACCCTACCAGTGTGTGGTGTGCAGCAGGAAGTTCAGGCAGTCCAACCAGCTCAAGTCTCACATGCAGATCCACACCGGCGTGAAGCTGTACTCCTGTGACCGCTGCAGGCAGGGCTTCTCTGACTCTCGCCAGCTCAAAAAACACCGCTGTGGAGACGACGGTCCGAGCACACTCGAGTCCTGCggcaaacacaggaaacacagggaCGAGTTCCCCTGGACACAGGACTTCCCAAACCAGTGA
- the atp1b3b gene encoding sodium/potassium-transporting ATPase subunit beta-3b: protein MSSSPQDQNQEPNQEQKEEPKEERKEEAKAEEKEVQNEETKEEQKEEKKEEKKEKKEGRKEEKKESWKDFIYNPRTGEFLGRTASSWGLILLFYLVFYGFLAGMFTLTMWVMLQTLDENVPRYQDRVANPGLVIRPHAAEIEFNRSDPTNYNQYIQQLHNLLQHYNDSVQERNDLCLVGEYTEQDDEPIKKVCQFKRSTLRQCSGLPDSTFGYADGKPCIIIKMNRVIGLKPRGDPYINCTAKRDSLLQIQYFPSEGRLDKMFFPYYGKKVHPDYVQPLVAVKLLLTKDDYNVEQTVECKVEGTDLSNNDDRDKFQGRVTFRVKVSE, encoded by the exons ATGTCGTCCAGTCCGCAGGATCAGAACCAGGAGCCGAACCAGGAGCAGAAAGAGGAGCcgaaagaggagaggaaggaggaggcgAAGGCGGAGGAGAAGGAGGTTCAAAATGAGGAGACGAAAGAGgagcaaaaggaggaaaagaaggaagaaaagaaagagaagaaggagggcaggaaggaggagaagaaggaatCCTGGAAGGATTTTATCTACAACCCGAGGACTGGAGAGTTCCTGGGCCGTACCGCCAGCAGCTGGG gtctcatcctcctcttctacCTCGTCTTTTACGGGTTTTTGGCGGGAATGTTTACCCTCACGATGTGGGTGATGTTACAGACTCTGGACGAAAACGTCCCCAGATATCAGGACCGAGTGGCCAATCCAG GTTTGGTGATTCGTCCTCATGCAGCTGAAATCGAATTCAACCGCAGCGACCCGACAAACTACAACCAGTACATCCAACAACTGCACAACCTCCTGCAGC attataATGACAGCGTTCAGGAGCGCAATGACTTGTGTCTTGTGGGTGAATACACTGAACAGGATGACGAACCAATAAAGAAAGTTTGTCAGTTTAAACGTAGTACGTTACGTCAGTGCTCTGGTCTGCCTGACTCCACCTTCGGATACGCCGATGGGAAACCCTGCATCATTATCAAGATGAACCGG GTGATTGGACTGAAACCACGAGGAGATCCCTACATCAACTGCACTGCCAAG AGAGACAGTCTGTTACAGATCCAGTATTTCCCATCTGAAGGTCGGctggataaaatgtttttcccgTACTATGGCAAGAAAGTGCAT CCTGACTATGTGCAGCCTTTGGTCGCAGTCAAGTTGTTGTTAACAAAAGACGACTATAACGTCGAGCAGACAGTGGAGTGTAAAGTTGAGGGTACAGACCTGAGTAACAATGACGATCGGGACAAGTTTCAGGGTCGTGTCACTTTCCGGGTCAAAGTGTCAGAGTAA